The DNA region CAGTTATCAATTTGTAATTGGAAATGGATAGCCCAGAATCGGTTAAACGGGTAATACCACCGACAAAAACCATTATAAAAATCAACAGACAGCCTGTTAATAGCCAATATATAACCTTTTTGTTGTCTTTTTTTGAATTTGCCATGAACGCACGAATTTATTTTTTACTAGCCATTTTAAGCCCTAATTTCTTACCTTTTTCTAACATCAATTCATAGGCCGCTTCATATTCATTGGGAATATCGCCCTCTAAAATAGCTTCCTTTATTGCTTCTTTGATGATGCCGATTTCCTTAGAAGGCTGCAAATTGAAGGTTTCCATGATTTCTTCGCCCGAAATGGGCGGTTGGAAGTTCCTAACATGGTCGCGCTCTTCTACCTCCACAATTTTTTCACGAACAATTTTGAAGTTGTTATGGTATTTTTTGAAGCGTTTCGGATTTTTGGTGGTGATGTCGGCTTCGCAAAGTATCATTAAATCTTCCACATAATCGCCGGCATCAAAAACCAAACGGCGAACGGCCGAATCGGTAACAATATCCTGTGCCAAAACAATGGGACGTGAGCTCATCAGTACCATTTTTTGAACGAACTTCATTTTGTCATTCAAAGGCATTTTTAACCGTTTGAACAATCGGTACACCATTTTTGAACCTTCAAATTCGTGACCATGGAAGGTCCAACCCACTTTTTTACTGAATTTTTTTGTGGGTGCTTTCCCAATATCGTGTAACAAAGCAGCCCAACGTAGCCATAAATTATCGGTGTTTTCAGAGATGTTATCCACCACCTCCAAGGTGTGGTAAAAGTTGTCTTTATGGCGTTGGCCTTCAATTTCATCAATGCCTTTTAAAGCGGTGAGTTCCGGTAAAATGTATTTTAACAGACCTGTTTTTTCCAACAATAAAAACCCGATGGATGGTGTTTTGCTTTCCAGAATTTTGTTCAGTTCAGTAACAATACGTTCGTTGGTGATGATTTTTATGCGCTCAGCATTTTTTGTGATAGCCTTAAGCGATTCATTTTCAATTTTAAAATTGAGTTGTGTTGCAAATCGAATAGCTCGGAGCATGCGCAATGGGTCGTCACTGTAAGTGATGTCTGGGTTTAATGGCGTGCGGATTATTTTTTTATCTAAATCGGCCATTCCTTCAAACGGATCTAGTAAATCCCCAAACGTATTTTCATTTAAACTTAGAGCCAACGCATTTATAGTGAAATCGCGTCGGTTTTGGTCGTCTTGTAGCGTGCCATTTTCAACGGCAGGGTTGCGACTGTCTTCGGTATAGGATTCCTTTCGTGCGCCCACAAATTCAATTTCAATATCATCATGGCGGAGCATGGCCGTGCCGTAGGTTTTAAACACCTGAACTTTGGGCGTGTTGGGTAAATTTTTGGCGACTTGTTTGGCAAGTTTAATGCCGTCGCCAACCGCAACAACATCAATATCTTTCGCCTTGCCACGCTTTAAAAAATAATCACGAACATAACCGCCTATTACGTAGCTTTCCAGATTTAACTCTGAAGCAGATTTAGATATAACTTTAAAAATGTTGTGAGTTAATGCTTCTTTGTAATTCATTTTATTTGCCACTAATACACGAATGTTTTTATAATACGATACGTTTATGGTCTAAGAAATCTTTGTGAAAATTCACCAAAATTGCAAGTTTGTTCTGTGATACTTTTAAGTAGTTAATGCATTGTGAAATATGTTTGTCGTGCAAACTTTCTACAGATTTTATTTCTAAAATTATTTTATCGAACACTACGAAATCTGCATAAAACTTGTGTTTTAAAACAATGTTTTTATAGTTTACGTGGTATTCTTTTTCTCTTTGAAACGGAATATTTCTTAATTTAAATTCATGTTCAATAGCATCTTTGTACACAATTTCAGAAAAACCACTTCCCAAGTTGTTGTAAACTTCAAATAGTACACCAACAATTTCATAGCTTTCTTCTTTATATACAATTCTAGACATTCAATTGCGGTGTTTCTATTTTTAAAGCGTTATGCTACGAATGCACGAATATTTTAAATGTTTTTCTTAATAGTGAAACATAATGGAAAGATATTCGTGTATTCGTGGCGATTTTTACTCTCGAATAATCTTTACAACACCATTATTACTCAACTTGATAATTGAGGATGGTTTGTCGCAAATTTTTTCGCGCTGCAAATTTACAACATAGTCCACACCTTTTAAAACCTCGGGTGCTATTTCTTTGAATGATTTGGGCGTGGGTTGCCCACTGATGTTGGCTGAAGTGGAAACAATGGCACCATTAAATTTTCTGGATAGCCAAAAACAGAAGTCATCATCGGGGATGCGAATGGCGATGCTGCCATCGTCGGCGATTAAATTTTCGGCTAAATTTTGGGCTTCATCGTAAATGATGGTGGTGGGTTTGTCGGTTACATCAATGATGTTTTGTGCTGCTGCCGGAACTTGTTTTACGTATTTTTTCAACATCCTATCGTCGGCCACCAAACAAATTAGAGCTTTGCTGTCCTCTCGCTGTTTTAGATTGTACACTTTTTTTACAGCCTCCGGGTTGCTGGCATCGCAGCCAATGCCCCAAACGGTATCGGTTGGGTAAAGGATGAGGCCTCCGTTTTTTAAAACTTCAAGAGCGTTTTTTATTTCGGATTGCATAGTACAGCTTTTATTATTCAATACATTCTTTTGGTGCAAGTACTTCTGGGTTGTCTTCAAAAAAATCATTTACAAGGATTAAGGGAAGATGTTTTACTTTGAATTTGTTGTGATGTACATACAGAGACAAAAGACGTTCAGATATGAAGCCAAATACTCTTCTTTGGTAAGGAGATTTACTTATGGTTATCCTTGATTCTAATTCGAATAAAATATTAAATAACCATGAGCAATATTCATTTAACCAAGTGTAAGTAGCTATAAACATATTTGCCATATAAAAACATTCATAGCTTTCATACAAATAGGTTTTTATACTTGGTTCGTATTCCGGATACTTTTCTTTTATTATTTCCATTGCAGTATTCCAGTCTGAAGCCCGGTGGTGAAAACAATAATCTTCAGCAATAGTGGCAGGCAGTTCATTGACCATGTATGTTCTTGGATATGGAAGAATTATATCGTATTTATTTAACCATTTAGATACGTTTTTTTTTATTTTATTTTCTTTATCATGAGTTTTTATTATGAGCTTATTGTCACTTTTAACTCTTTTTATTGTTCTTGGTTTTCTGCTTAGTGGGTTAGTAAAAAAAAGAAAATATCTTCTATAATGCATAAGCCCAACTATATTTTCATTTTTCATGTTTTTCCATATCCAATATAAAGCACTAAGTTCATTAAAGTTTATGTTTTTATGAGAAATATTGTCAACCCCAGTGTTGTCCATGTAATAACCTTCATCTATCGTGAAGTTGTTTAAGTTTCTTCCTACTTGAATGGGTTTTAAAATAGCATTAGAAACATAGGGTTTGTCTTTATGTGTGGCAATAAAAATTTTCATTAGGTTATTCTATTTTGTAAAGAGGTATTTCTTTAATATTTAGTTTGTTGTTGTAAAAGTATAGGCCTAACAAGCGTTCAGAAATAAAACCAAATACACGTTTTTGATAATCATCTATAGGAATTTCGATACGCTTTTCTACTTCAAAAAGAATGCTAAATAACCAGTTGTGGTAATCGTCCCAAATTTTTTTTGGAGCAATGAGCATATTGGCGGCATGAAAAGAGTTGCCATTATCTAAATATTCAACAATACTGGTTTTGTATGAGGGGTATTTTTCAGCAATAACAGATTTGGTTATATTAAAGTCTCTTTCCCTATGAAATATTTTATAATTTTCAGATAATGATATAGGGCGCTTATTGTGTTTGCTAACAGAATGCCTGGGTAATATAACATCGTAATTTTTTAATATGTTTACAATATGTTCTTGTTGTGTCTCAGAGGGTACGGTATAAAGTTTAGTTTTTTTAAAATTTTGCGCAGTGATGCGTTTTTGAGTTGAAGGGGATATACTAAGTTTATTATAAAATAGGTTAAAATAACGTCTGTAATGGCAAAGTCCAACATATTCTTGGTCTGTACAATTTTGGGTTATCCAGTAACTAGCAGTAAGTTCACAAAAATTTTCATTTTTGTTAGAGATATTATTTCCAGTAGCATCAGTAATGGAAGAGCCAATATTTGAGTGTGCTTTAGAATTTACATATATAGTTTGATATAGTTTGTTAGTTAGATAAGGCTGGGGACCATGTGAAACTGTAAATATTTTAACCATAAGTTTTTATTGTTCTAATTCCGTTTTTGCTTTAACAAGGGCTGAGGCAATTATTTGGTGCATATCATAATATTTGTATTCTGCTAAACGACCACCAAAAATAACATTTTTATAAGCCTTAGATTTTTCTTTATACTTATTGTAGATATTTTGATTCATAGGATTGTTAATTGGGTAGTAAGCTTCTTTATTAGGAGTCCAATCTTCAGGATATTCTTTTGTTATTATAGTATGTTCTTGGTTGTTGAACTCAAAATGTTTGTGCTCTATAATTCTAGTAAAAGGAATATTAGCGTCGTTATAATTAACCACAGCATTGCCTTGATAGTTTGTTGTATTCAAAATTTCATCTTCAAAACGTAATGACCGGTATTCTAACTGACCAAATTCATAGTTAAAATATTCATCTATTTTACCTGTAAAAATAACCTTGTCTGCCATTTGTTCAAACTGTTCTTTGTTGTTGAAAAAATCGCAGTTGGTTTTAGTCTCAATGTTATTTAGTAAGCCCTCAATAATTTTATTATAGCCACCAATTGGGATTCCTTGGTACTTGTCATTAAAATAGTTGTTATTAAATGTATAGCGTACAGGGAGTCTTTTAATTATAAAAGCGGGTAATTCTGTTGCTTTTTTACCCCATTGTTTTTCTGTATATTCTTTAATGAGTGTTTCGTAAATGTCTTTGCCAACAAGAGAAAGCGCTTGCTCTTCAAGATTCTTAGGGTGCTTTACTCCATACTCTTTTATTTGTCCTTCTATGATGTTTTTGGCTTCATGAGGTGTTTTTACTCCCCAAAGCTGATAAAAGGTGTTCATGTTAAAAGGAAGATTGAATAGTTTCTCTTTCGAGATGGATACGGGAGAGTTGATGTAGTTGTTAAATTCAGCAAACTGGTTTACATAATCCCAAATAGCTTTATCGTTTGTGTGAAAAATATGAGCTCCATATTTGTGTACATTAATCCCATTTTTGTTTTCGCAATATACATTTCCGCCTATATGACTTCGTTTATCTATTACCAAACACTTTCTTCCTTTTTTTGTGGCTTCATGAGCAAATACGGATCCAAAAAGACCTGATCCTACAATTAAATAGTTATAAAGTTTCATCAAATTAGTTGTATAAGTTTTGTTTGTATGCCTTCTCTAGTTCAACATACATTTTGTCAGTAATTATTTCTTTTGTGAAATTCTCTTTTAAATGTTTGAAGCCGTTTTCTATCAGTTCAATTTTTAGGTCTTTATTATTCAAAACTTCTAGAGCTTTTTTTGCAAAATCTTTAGCATTTTCTTTCTCACAAAGTATTCCTGTTTTACCATTAACTATTACTTCAGGAATACCCCCAGCATTAGTTGCTATTATTGGAACATGGCAATTATAAGCTTCAAGTAAAACCCCGCCGGTTGGTTCTAATTTGGAGGTAAACATGAAAAGATCAAGCTCAGGAAATATTTCTGGGATATCTTGTCTAAATCCTGTGAAAACAAAGTCACTTTTTAAACCTTGCTTTTCAACATAATCTTTAATCTCATTTTCCAATTTACCAGTACCGATAAGGAAAAATTTAACATTGGATAATTCTGACTTTATTAGTTTAGCTGCATCAACAAATGTGTAATGGTCTTTAAAAGGGACAAAAGCAGAAATGTTTCCAATTAGTATTGTATCGTGTTTTAAGTTAAATTCTTTATGCAAAACCCCTGTGGCTTCTTTTTTAGGAAACTCAGCTAAATCCGTTGCGCTTCCAACAATAGAAAAGCGGGAATGGTTCTTAATAGAAGGTTTTAAAGCATCAACAACGGCTTGCGAAACACAGATTAGTTTTACTAAATATTTATAATTATATTTGAGTTTACTTAGTTTTCTTTTAGAAATATCTTTGATTAATGTCCTGAAAAATACAAGGGGTATTTTTTTAGATGATAATATTGATGAAATAACACATAAGGTATGTGCCCTACTGCTATGTATTAATATAAGGTCAATCTTTTCCTCTCTAACAATTTGTTTGATTTTTTTTATCCAACTAAAACTATATTCAGATTTTAAGGGGATAGAATGAACATTAAAGTTTTTCTCTTCAGCTATTTCAGATAACTTAGTTTGAGATGGGCATATTAAAACTTGGTGTTCTATTCTAGGGTTAAATGCCTCATAATAATAAACGATTTGTTGTTCGTGTCCACGCCAAACATTGGATGCAGTAATTTGAAGTAATCTCATGTCTTTTTAATAATTGAAAACAAAGATAAGATATCATTTTTTTAAATTAGGAAAACATAAAAATTTGTAATATTGCTGAATGAAAAATGTAGTAGTTCAAGATATATTTGCAGCTAATACCCTAGAGTTTAAACACTTTATAACTAATTTTAATTCAGAGGGGATTCCTTTTGGAAATCAAGATAGAAACTCCTTGAAGCTATTTCGGCTAAAAGATAAAACAATAAATGTTAAATCATTTAAAATTCCTAATATAATAAACCAAATCGTTTATAGGTTTTTCCGAAAAAGCAAGGCTCAACGTTCTTTTGAGTATGCGAATAAACTAATTCAATTAGGAATTGGTACACCACAACCCATAGCGTATTTTGAGTTTGGCTCATTGTTTTTGTTCAAAAGTAGTTTCTATGTAAGTGAACATTTAGATTGCGATTTAACTTTTAGGGAGCTTACTTTAGATTTAAATTATCCTAATCATGAATTGATTTTACGAGCTTTTACGAGATTTACCTTTAAACTACACGAAAACGGAGTGAATTTTTTAGATCACTCGCCCGGAAATACTCTCATTAAAAGAACAGGCGACGGTTACGAATTTTATTTGGTCGATTTAAACCGAATGGAATTTGGTAAGATGGATTTTGAAACCCGTATTAAAAACTTTGCCAAGCTCACCATCCATAAGCCGATGATACAGGTGATGAGCAACGAATATGCAAAATGTTTAGGTGAAGATGAACAGCGCGTATTTAATTTGATGTGGCGGGCAACTGTCGATTTCCAAGACCGGTTCTACAGAAAAGTACGATTGAAAAAACACATATTCTTTTGGAAGGAAAAATACCGGTCAATGTCGAGCCGACATCCAATTCAACGTTTTTGAACAGTTAGATTTATAAAATCATATCAAAAAAATTGACTATTTTACAAGTTTTGTTCTTTTTGAGATAAAGGAGTCCACAAACTTTTTTAGACTGTGGTGCGATAAGTAGTAGTAGTATTTTGGGAAAAGCCTATTGAGTTCATAAAAAATTTGTTTTAAGAGTTTTGCTTTGCGAAGAGAAACGTCGTGGTGTATCTCCGAAACGGAATTCATTGGGTTTGCATCTACTACGGAAGGCAGTAGGTTGTAAATCCTTAAATTGAAGTTCCACGCATGTTGGAGTTCGCAGTCAATAGGGCGTTTTATTATCGGGATTCCGTTTTTCAGTGTTTTCTTTAAAAATTTTTCAGCTCCTTTGCGAGTCCAAATTGCTCCAAGTGTAGATATTGGGATACTTGTTCCACATGCCCCAATAAAATACGTTTCATCCAGTTGTTGAACATTAATACTCCTCCTTTTTCCATTTTTGAGCTTTAGTACGTCCCACTGATGCTTTTCAGGTAAAGAGTCATAGATTTCGATGGACTTTTCAACAGTACGTTTGTAATTGATTTCTAGTTTAGCATCGTCCTCAATAATAATAGCAAATCTGAAACTCGATTTTAAAAAAGTCTGCATTGTTTTGATATGACTCAAAAAACACCCAATTTCTCCGGGAACCAAGTTTCTGTCGTAACGGTTTTTTAAAGTGTAATCTGTGTCTTTTAAGTTTCGTGCATCAACTGCCCGAATGCGTTCAAACTTGTGAATACCACTCTTTTCAAATTCTTTTTCCATTCGTTCCAATCGGTCTTTGGACCGGTCAAGATTAATTAAATACGTTTGAAAATTTAAAGAATCCTGCATGGCCGTTGAAGGGTTAAGAATTGAAACAGTTTGTGTGTTTATAATACATCGATCGAATTTATAACTTTTTTGGTAATCAGCAAAAAACAAAAAGCAGTAAACAGAGCTTAAGCAGTTATTTTTTCTGCTGCAACTCGCGTAGTTTGGTGTATTTTAAAAACGTGATATTGGCAGTTTGCACGCAAATAATAAAGCCGTTTAGCCCATCCAAAAACCCCAATCTTAAAACGTACGATTTAAAAAATGCCCAGGTGGGGTTGAAAATGATTTTCCAAATGGGCGCTTTTTTGCCCAATTCAAAATAGGCCTGTGCAGAGAGCGTTGAAAAATGTTCGGTTTTTAAATTGAACTCAGAATAGCTTTGGTAGGTGTAATGCAGAATATCACCTTTAAGCTGACCAACTGAGTCTGATGGACTATTCATTTGTACGGTTTCGTGAACTTTATTGCCTTTCCACTGCGCTTTTCGCCTATCGAAAACACGCAATTTTTTGTTGGGGTACCAATCGGAATGTTTTATCCACTGTCCGCAAAAATTATTGAACCGGTTGGCGTAATAGCCATCAAATTTCCAATTGCTTTTTAGTTTTATGATGGATTGTTGTAAACGTTCAGAAAGCGCTTCGTCACCATCGAGAGATACCACATAATCGTGTTTGGCTTGATTTAGGGCAAAGTTTTTCTGCTCGATGTAGCCTAAAAATTTTTGTTCAATAAAAGTGACATTGTATTTTTCACAAATGGCCTTGGTGTTGTCGGTTGAAAACGAATCGACCACCACAATTTCATCAACTACAGGCGTTAAAGACTGTAAACATTTTTCAATGTTCCGTTCTTCGTTAAAGGTAATGATAACGCCCGATAGTTTAATCATATTGCTGTTTTCGTAAGGCAAAAATAGCTATTTTTGTTACAATGGAAACATTAAAGACCTCGGTAATTATCAGTACTTACAATCAGCCCAAATGGTTGGAGAATGTGCTATGGGGTTATGCGGCCCAAACCGAAAAGAGTTTTGAAATAATTATTGCCGATGATGGCTCGGGAGAAGACACCAAACAAGTGGTTGAGCGTTTTAAAAAGGATTCAGAATTAGAAATTGTTCATGTTTGGCACGAGGATGACGGATTCCAAAAAACAAAAATTTTAAATAAAGCCATTGAAGCATCCTCATCGGAATATTTAATTTTTACAGATGGCGATTGCATTCCAAGGAATGATTTTGTGGCCACGCATTTAAAGTTGAGTCGGAAAAATTGTTTCCTTTCCGGAGGCTATTTTAAACTTCCCGAAGATATTTCGAATATCATTACAAAAGAAACGATTAAAAGTCAGCAGTGTTTTAAGTTGGATTGGCTCTTGAAACACGGATTGAAAAAAACATTTAAAACCAATAAACTGACGGCATTTGGATTGAGGGCTTGGTTTTTAAACACGTTTACGCCTACAAAAGCAACGTTTGATGGCATGAACGTTTCGGGCTGGAAAAGTGATATAATTACTGTTAACGGATTTGACGAACGGATGCAGTACGGTGGTGAAGACCGCGAGTTGGGCGAACGCTTGATGAACAGTGGCGTTAAATTTATACAGGTACGATACAGTGCCATTTGCTTGCATTTGTACCACGAGCGCCCTTATAAAAATGAAGCGGCTTTAGCGAAAAACAAAAAAATAAGAGAGGAAACGAAAAAAAATAAATCGGTTTATACGCCTTATGGCATCGTAAAATCGGGTTAGTTTTTGATGCTTTTTAAGAAACCCACCAATTTTTCTTTAAACAAGTTGGGCGTGAATTTTTCGTAAAGTTTATCGGCGTCGTTTTTAAAAGTTTTTTCGGGTTTGGTATAAATTTCAGGTTTGAAGTCCTTTAAGTGAACACTGATATTTTTTTCATCTTCAAACAAACTCCACGTAGCTCTATCGATCCATGGAGAAAAAATGCTGAACGTTGGTACGCTTAAAGCTTTAGCCATATTTACAGCGCCGCCTTCATTACCAATTAAAGCATTGCAATGGTGGGTGATGGATAAAAACTCACGGAGACTATTGCCAAAAACATTAAAGAATATAGCGTTTTGGGTTTCCTTGTTGCAATTGTTATAAATGTCCTCGGCCAATTCTTTTTGCTTCGGAATATAATTGAACAGTATTTGTGCTTTGGTTTCCGTGTAAACGGTATTGATAACCTCGGCCATGTATTCATGCGGATAGGTTTTGTTAGCGCCACTGCCCAAAACGCCAATCATAACAATCGGTTTTTCGATGTTGATGCCATGAGCTTTTAAAAAAGCCTCGCCGCGTTCAATTTCAGACTCAGTTAGATAAATCTTCGGTTTTGTCAACTGTGTTTCAATTCCCAAAGGTTCTAAAAGTTGCAGCCTGTTTTCAATGGCTAAGCTTTTGCTTTCGGAAACCTTTTTGCGTTTTTCATTATGGGTGTAAACGAAAGTGGTGTAGCTTTTGTGATAAGAAATTTTGATTTTAGCGCCTGAAAACAACGTAATGATATTACTGGATAGTTTACTGTAGACATCAATAACCACGTTGTATTTTGATGCTTTTACCGATTGTGCTAGTTTAAGGAGTTCTTTTTTGCTGTTTTCGGCCGCTTTAGTGAAAAAGATAAATTGGTCAATAAAAGGATGGTTTTGTACAACAGGGAAGGTGTGCTCGTTAATTAAATAATGTAACTGGGCATCAGGATATCTATGCCGAAGTGCCTCAAACAGAATACTGCTGGTAAGCACATCGCCAATCATTTTTTGTTGTATTACCAATACTTTCATAAAAACAGCTTCTGGCTAAAAATAAAAAATTCCAAATTCCAATTTAAAATTTCTGGAATTTGGAATTTTATGCGTTGTTATTAGTTCAATTAAACAGCCACATCGTTATCACGAAGCGCATCGTTCAATGAGGTTTTTTTATCGGTACTCTCTTTGCGCTTTCCGATAATCAAAGCACAAGGTACTTGGTATTCGCCAGCTGGGAATTTTTTAGTGTAGCTACCAGGAATAACAACCGAACGGGCTGGTACGCGACCTTTCATTTCGATTGGCTCATCACCAGTAACGTCAATAATTTTAGTGCTCATGGTCAATACCACGTTAGCACCTAAAACGGCTTCTTTTTCAACGTGAACGCCTTCCACCACAATACAACGGCTACCAACAAATACGTTGTCTTCAATAATTACAGGAGCGGCTTGTAGTGGCTCTAACACACCACCGATACCAACACCACCAGAAAGGTGTACGTTTTTACCAATTTGCGCGCAACTACCAACTGTGGCCCAAGTATCAACCATAGTGCCTTCACCAACATAAGCTCCAATGTTTACGTAGCTAGGCATTAAAATGGTTCCGGCCGAAATGTAAGCGCCATGTCGAGCAACGGCATGTGGTACCACACGGATGCCTTTTTCTTGGTAACCTGTTTTTAATGGAATTTTATCATGAAATTCCAACGGGCCGCACTCAATGGTTTCCATTTTTTGAATAGGGAAATAAAGCACCACGCCCTTTTTTACCCATTCGTTAACCTGCCAGCCGTCGTTGGTTGGCTCTGCAACGCGCAATTCACCTTTGTCTAAAAGGTCTACCACTTTTCTAATGGCCGCAACGGTGCTTTCTTCTTTCAGTAGGTCTCTATTGTCCCACGCTTTTTCTATGATTTGCTTTAACTCTGTCATCTAAAATAAATTTTCAGCAAATATAAGGGGTATCATTTAAAAAGGGAAAATAACCGTAAACAATAACCCGATTAAATGCAAAAACTCGAATTTTTTGAGGTGTTTTTTAAAGGGCGAAATATGCATTTTATCTTTTCGTCCGTGGACGTTCTGGATGAAATACATAAATTGTTGTTTTTAATCGTCAAAACCATGTTTTTAAACGGTTTATCGGTGAAAAAAGTCATTGTTCTTATAAACGAAAATACGGGTTTGTACAACTAATTTTTTGTGCTCAGGGCTTGTTGTGGATATATATTTGAATCATCAAACAACAAGGAACAATGAAAACCAATCTTTACATTCTAATCGTTTTTTTACTGACAGTTACTTTAGGAAACGCTCAAGATACTGAGAAGGTTGCCACTGTAGAAACGGCTAAGGCTGTTACTGTTGAAGCTAACGAAACTGTAAACAACGATACTTTGTTGATTGATGCTGCCGAGCTTAAAGAAACTGTAGCGCGTTCATCTAGCGATATCAGAATCTATTTGAACAGAAAAAGAAAGGTAAGTAATATTGCTTTGGTTTTTCCTAAAATCAATAAAGCGGTTAAGGCTTAATAAAAACGAATTCAAATTCAATATTAATATTTAAGGTTAAATTTTGTGAGGTTAAGGCTGTCTGTAAAGGCAGCCTTTCAATGGCTAAAACTGTAGGTGTTCGTCTGTTCGATTAAATGCAAAAACTCGAATTTTTGAGGTGTTTTTTAAAGGGCGAAATATGCATTTTATCTTTTCGTCCGTGGACGTTCTGGATGAAATACATAAATTGTTGTTTTTAATCGTCAAAACCATGTTTTTAAACGGTTTATCGGTGAAAAAAGTCATTGTTCTTATAAACGAAAATACGGGTTTGTACAACTAATTTTTTATGCTCAGGGGTTGTTGTGGATATATATTTGAATCATCAAACAACAAGGAACAATGAAAACCAATCTTTACATACTAATCGTTTTTTTACTGACAGTTACTTTAGGAAACGCTCAAGATGGTGAGAAGATTGCCACTGTAGAAACAAATAAGACTGTTACTGTTGAAGCCAACGACAATGTAAACAACGATACTTTGTTGATTGATGCTGCCGAGCTTAAAGAAACTGTAGCGCGTTCATCTAGCGATATCAGAATCTATTTGAACAAAGAAAGAAAGGTAAGTAACATTACTTTGGTTTTCCCTAAAATCAATAAAGCGGTAAAGGCTTAATAAAAGGAATTCAAATTCAAATTAATATTTAAGGTTAAATTTTGTGAGGGAAAGGCTGTCTGTAAAGACGGTCTTTTTTGTTGCACTATATAATGTTACCTTTGCAAAAAGAAACTATGGCACGCATTTTAGCACTAGATTTTGGTACCAAACGAACGGGTATCGCGGTAACCGACGAACTGCAAATTATCGCCTCCGGATTAACCACGGTAAACACTAAAGAACTTATTCCTTTTTTAAAAGATTATCTTTCAAAAGAACAGGTTGAATTATTTTTAATTGGCGAACCCAAGCAAATGGACAATACCGAATCTGAAAGTGAGAAACACATCAAGGCTTTTATTGTAAAACTTCAAAAGGAATTCCCTAAAATTCCAATAAAAAGGGAAGACGAGCGCTTTACTTCAAAAATGGCGGTGCAGACTATGATTGATAGCGGACTAAAGAAAAAGCAGCGGCAAAACAAAGCTTTGGTTGATGAGATTAGTGCCACACTCATTTTGCAAAGCTACCTGTACTCCAAATAAACCCTAAGAATAAAATTCCGTTAAATAGGATGCGAAAATAATAAGAGTTGTATTTTTGCAATTCTAATAAAAAAAGAATGATTTTACCCATAGTTGCTTACGGCGACCCCGTTTTAAAAAAGGTAGCGACCGAAATAGATGCTAATTACCCAAAGCTTAACGAGTTAATAGATAACATGTTCGAAACCATGTACA from Tamlana crocina includes:
- a CDS encoding glycosyltransferase family 4 protein; this translates as MRLLQITASNVWRGHEQQIVYYYEAFNPRIEHQVLICPSQTKLSEIAEEKNFNVHSIPLKSEYSFSWIKKIKQIVREEKIDLILIHSSRAHTLCVISSILSSKKIPLVFFRTLIKDISKRKLSKLKYNYKYLVKLICVSQAVVDALKPSIKNHSRFSIVGSATDLAEFPKKEATGVLHKEFNLKHDTILIGNISAFVPFKDHYTFVDAAKLIKSELSNVKFFLIGTGKLENEIKDYVEKQGLKSDFVFTGFRQDIPEIFPELDLFMFTSKLEPTGGVLLEAYNCHVPIIATNAGGIPEVIVNGKTGILCEKENAKDFAKKALEVLNNKDLKIELIENGFKHLKENFTKEIITDKMYVELEKAYKQNLYN
- a CDS encoding lipopolysaccharide kinase InaA family protein, whose protein sequence is MKNVVVQDIFAANTLEFKHFITNFNSEGIPFGNQDRNSLKLFRLKDKTINVKSFKIPNIINQIVYRFFRKSKAQRSFEYANKLIQLGIGTPQPIAYFEFGSLFLFKSSFYVSEHLDCDLTFRELTLDLNYPNHELILRAFTRFTFKLHENGVNFLDHSPGNTLIKRTGDGYEFYLVDLNRMEFGKMDFETRIKNFAKLTIHKPMIQVMSNEYAKCLGEDEQRVFNLMWRATVDFQDRFYRKVRLKKHIFFWKEKYRSMSSRHPIQRF
- a CDS encoding glycosyltransferase family 25 protein translates to MQDSLNFQTYLINLDRSKDRLERMEKEFEKSGIHKFERIRAVDARNLKDTDYTLKNRYDRNLVPGEIGCFLSHIKTMQTFLKSSFRFAIIIEDDAKLEINYKRTVEKSIEIYDSLPEKHQWDVLKLKNGKRRSINVQQLDETYFIGACGTSIPISTLGAIWTRKGAEKFLKKTLKNGIPIIKRPIDCELQHAWNFNLRIYNLLPSVVDANPMNSVSEIHHDVSLRKAKLLKQIFYELNRLFPKYYYYLSHHSLKKFVDSFISKRTKLVK
- a CDS encoding glycosyltransferase family 2 protein yields the protein MIKLSGVIITFNEERNIEKCLQSLTPVVDEIVVVDSFSTDNTKAICEKYNVTFIEQKFLGYIEQKNFALNQAKHDYVVSLDGDEALSERLQQSIIKLKSNWKFDGYYANRFNNFCGQWIKHSDWYPNKKLRVFDRRKAQWKGNKVHETVQMNSPSDSVGQLKGDILHYTYQSYSEFNLKTEHFSTLSAQAYFELGKKAPIWKIIFNPTWAFFKSYVLRLGFLDGLNGFIICVQTANITFLKYTKLRELQQKK
- a CDS encoding glycosyltransferase family 2 protein, producing the protein METLKTSVIISTYNQPKWLENVLWGYAAQTEKSFEIIIADDGSGEDTKQVVERFKKDSELEIVHVWHEDDGFQKTKILNKAIEASSSEYLIFTDGDCIPRNDFVATHLKLSRKNCFLSGGYFKLPEDISNIITKETIKSQQCFKLDWLLKHGLKKTFKTNKLTAFGLRAWFLNTFTPTKATFDGMNVSGWKSDIITVNGFDERMQYGGEDRELGERLMNSGVKFIQVRYSAICLHLYHERPYKNEAALAKNKKIREETKKNKSVYTPYGIVKSG
- a CDS encoding glycosyltransferase family 9 protein; this translates as MKVLVIQQKMIGDVLTSSILFEALRHRYPDAQLHYLINEHTFPVVQNHPFIDQFIFFTKAAENSKKELLKLAQSVKASKYNVVIDVYSKLSSNIITLFSGAKIKISYHKSYTTFVYTHNEKRKKVSESKSLAIENRLQLLEPLGIETQLTKPKIYLTESEIERGEAFLKAHGINIEKPIVMIGVLGSGANKTYPHEYMAEVINTVYTETKAQILFNYIPKQKELAEDIYNNCNKETQNAIFFNVFGNSLREFLSITHHCNALIGNEGGAVNMAKALSVPTFSIFSPWIDRATWSLFEDEKNISVHLKDFKPEIYTKPEKTFKNDADKLYEKFTPNLFKEKLVGFLKSIKN